In Falsibacillus pallidus, the genomic window CGTTTGAAGCGATACCCGGATATGGTATCAAAGCAGAAGTGGACGGGAAAAATTTATTGATTGGAACCCGAAAGCTCATGGCTGAGAATGGAATCAATGTTGCCGATTATGAGGATGCTATGGCTGAGCTGGAATTGAACGGCAAGACAGCCATGCTGGCAGCAGTAGATGGGTTATTCGCCGGAATGGTGGCGGTTGCGGATACGGTGAAAGAAACATCAAAAGCAGCAATTGCACGATTAAAGGATATGGGAATCGATGTGTTTATGATTACGGGAGATAATGAACGTACGGCCCGAGCCATCGCGTCTCAAGTCGGAATTGAACACGTTCTGGCAGAAGTGCTGCCTGAAGGGAAGGCCGAAGAGGTCAAGAAGCTTCAGCAAGCCGGCGGAAAAGTCGCGATGGTTGGAGATGGGATCAATGACGCCCCTGCACTGGCTACTGCTGATATCGGCATGGCCATCGGAACGGGGGCTGATGTCGCAATGGAAGCAGCGGATATCACGCTGATGAGGGGCGACTTGAACAGCATTGCCGACGCCATTTTGATGAGCAGAAAGACGATCCGCAACATCAAGCAAAATCTTTTCTGGGCGTTTGGCTATAATACGCTTGGAATCCCGATTGCGGCCCTTGGTTTCTTGGCGCCTTGGCTGGCAGGAGCGGCAATGGCATTCAGTTCGGTTTCGGTTGTCCTTAATGCGTTGAGGCTGCAGAGAGTGAAATTATAATTGGAATGAGAGGCGTCAGTGGATGAAAAAATGGGCGATTGCGGCTGTCCTTTATTTGGCTCTTGTGGTTGTAGGCTACTCTGTTTATGCTGCGAATTTTAAAGAGGATGATGGACGAGGAAAAATGGGGATGGGTTCGGATGATACTTCACATAAAAGTGAGGAGGCCAGTGGAAGCATGGAGAGTATGGATGGTATGGAGAACTCCAGCCATGATCACGGTGCAGTTCAGGGGCTTTATGGAGATGTATTTGTGAAGGTCGGTTATGAGAATGGGAAGGTGCGGATTTCTTTAAGGAACGATCAGGGTAAGCCAGTGGATCATTTGGAGATCAACCATGAGAAGAAGATGCATCTTATTGTAGTGGATGAGCATCTCGATAAATATTATCACCTCCATCCTGAGCGTGTTGGTGCTGGGGAATACGAAGCAGCCTTTCAGTTTCCGGAGGGCAGCTACAAGGCTTTTGTGGATATCAAACCTTTTAAGATGAACTACCACGTGTCGCCAAAATCATTCCAAGTGGGATCTGCCACAGGCGGCCATGGACATGACAATAAGCTGACACCTGATGGAATTTTAGCCAAAACGGTTGATGGCAAGAAAGTCGTAATGGAAATGAGTTCAGCGAAAGCAGGAACGCCTGTCACATTGAAGTTCAATCTGGATGAATCGAGCCTTGAGCCATACTTAGGCGCGGCAGGACATGTGGTCATCCTTGATGAACAAGGGGAGCACTATCTGCATGTTCATCCTGCTAATGAAAAGAAGCCCGTGTTTAAAACGGAATTCATTGAACCAGGAATCTACAAAATCTGGGCGGAATTTAAGCAGGACGGCAAAGTGAGGGTGTTTCCATTCGTGGTGGAGATTATGAAATAATTAAACACAGTATGAAGAAGCAGGCGTCCTGAGGAACAACTTCAGGGCGCTTATTTTTGTGCGAAGATTTTTCGGGCGGTGACAGGGACGGCCGGGTTTTTGTCGAATGATATAGAGGACATGAGAGAGCAGAAAATGACAGGATGCAGGAAGTTTTTTTCATTAGTATGAAAGCAAGGAGTGAGGAGTTATGGGCTGGGTGGAATCGCTGCAGGTGGCAATTGATTTTATGGAGGAAAATTTGCTCGAAGATATCAGCATAGAAGAGATCTCTAAGGCTACAAATTCTTCACCGTTTCATTTCCAGCGGACGTTCTCGATTTTGACCGAGACGTCTGTGGGGGAATATTTGAGGAGAAGAAGATTGACGCTGGCTGCTCAGGATCTTTGTACATCCGATATTAAAATCATTGATGCCGCCTATAAGTATGGCTATGACACTCCCGAAGCTTTTGCCAAAGCATTTCGCCGCCAGCACGGCATCACACCGAGTGAGGCGAGAAAGTTCATGGGAAAGCTGAATTCTTATAACCGCCTGGTCATCCAGGTGAATTTGAAAGGGGCAGAACCGATGCAGTATACGATCGTGGAAAAAGAAGCGTTCCGAATCACTGGATTGAGTAGACGATTTTCTTTATTGAATGGGGAAAATGAGAAAGGAATTTCTCTTTTGTGGCAAGAGGTGAATGGAGATGGCACCAGCGAGGAACTTG contains:
- a CDS encoding AraC family transcriptional regulator, with protein sequence MGWVESLQVAIDFMEENLLEDISIEEISKATNSSPFHFQRTFSILTETSVGEYLRRRRLTLAAQDLCTSDIKIIDAAYKYGYDTPEAFAKAFRRQHGITPSEARKFMGKLNSYNRLVIQVNLKGAEPMQYTIVEKEAFRITGLSRRFSLLNGENEKGISLLWQEVNGDGTSEELAMLNNGIVKGLLGVCVASSEENEMDYWVAVARDGEVPGKFDSYEVPALKWAVFAVNGAMPHAIQNKWKEIFTEWFPSSGYQHAAGPELEVYPDGDPYSADYYSEIWIPVM